The genomic DNA AAGACATTTCCATGCCTCCTAACATTTGAGCAATTTCTACAATTCGCTCGTCATGTTTTAGTTTTATAAGATTTGTCTGAGTTACATTATTTACATCTTCTTTATAAACTTTGAAGTGCGAATGTCCTTTCGCAGCAACTTGCGGTAAATGCGTAATAGAAAATACTTGCATCGTTTTACTCATCTGCAACATGATATCTCCCATTTTATTTGATATTTCTCCAGAGACTCCTGTATCAATTTCATCAAACATAATAGTTGGTAGCTTAATATATTTTGATAAAACTGATTTTATAGCCAACATAATTCTTGACAACTCACCTCCTGAGGCTGCTTTTTTAAGCTCGTTAAAATGGCCTCCTTTATTTGCCGAAAATAAAAATGATAATTCATCTTTCCCATTTGCGAAAAAAGTATCACTATGGTTCATTTCTATTTTAAACTGAGCGTTTGGCATTCCTAAACCTGCTAAGATACTTTCTAATTGTTCTTTTAACTTTGGAATTACTTCTGTTCTCTTTTTATTGATTGTTTTAGAAATTGTGTTTAATTCTGAGGTTTTGGAATCTATTTCCAACTGTTTTTTATGAATGGTATCTTCTAAGTTTTCTGTTACCGATACTTTCTCTTCAAGCTCATTTTTTATTCTAATTAATTCTGAAATATTACTAGCCACATGTTTTTGCATCAAATTATGTAGCATTTTTAATTTCGAATCAACCGTTTGTAATCTATCTGGATCTATTTCTAAATTATCTTGCAACGTACTAACATCACTAAAGATATCATCCATTTCTATTAAACTGCTATTAATTCTATTAAATAAATCTTCATACTTAGACGAAAATCCGGACAGTTTTTGAAATGCATTTTTTAATGCGGTCAATGTAGATAAAGCGCCTACTTCTTCATCGCTTAACAAGTGGTGAGCTTCATCTAATTTTTCTTTTATCGCTTCAATGTTATTGAGGGTTTCGTATTCTTCTTCCAGGGTTTCTAATTCCCCATCAACTAAATTAGCTTCTACTAATTCATTTAATAAAAATGAATTATAATCATGTTCTTTAATGGCTTCGGCTTGAAAAGTTAAAAGTTCTTTCAGTTCTTTTTGAAGCGTTTTGTAGGTTTTTAATGTGTCCTTATAATGTTGTAAAACATCTTCATGTTTTGCTAATGCATCAATGACTTGAAATTGAAATTCATTACTAGTTAGCTCCAATGTTTGATG from Flavivirga abyssicola includes the following:
- the recN gene encoding DNA repair protein RecN, with the translated sequence MLTSLSIKNYALIDTLHVDFNEGLSIITGETGAGKSILLGGLSLILGKRADLNSLKDTTQKCIIEAVFNISDYKLKSLFKTEDFDYESQTIIRREILPSGKSRAFVNDSPVNLSSLQVLGARLIDIHSQHQTLELTSNEFQFQVIDALAKHEDVLQHYKDTLKTYKTLQKELKELLTFQAEAIKEHDYNSFLLNELVEANLVDGELETLEEEYETLNNIEAIKEKLDEAHHLLSDEEVGALSTLTALKNAFQKLSGFSSKYEDLFNRINSSLIEMDDIFSDVSTLQDNLEIDPDRLQTVDSKLKMLHNLMQKHVASNISELIRIKNELEEKVSVTENLEDTIHKKQLEIDSKTSELNTISKTINKKRTEVIPKLKEQLESILAGLGMPNAQFKIEMNHSDTFFANGKDELSFLFSANKGGHFNELKKAASGGELSRIMLAIKSVLSKYIKLPTIMFDEIDTGVSGEISNKMGDIMLQMSKTMQVFSITHLPQVAAKGHSHFKVYKEDVNNVTQTNLIKLKHDERIVEIAQMLGGMEMSSSAIAHAKELLN